In one window of Brassica rapa cultivar Chiifu-401-42 chromosome A07, CAAS_Brap_v3.01, whole genome shotgun sequence DNA:
- the LOC103831158 gene encoding uncharacterized protein LOC103831158, with amino-acid sequence MKDTKKKTPCSKKLGGYLREQKGRLYIIRRCVVMLICWSD; translated from the coding sequence aTGAAAGACACCAAGAAGAAGACTCCATGCAGCAAGAAGCTTGGAGGATATTTGAGAGAGCAAAAGGGACGGCTGTACATCATCAGAAGATGCGTGGTCATGCTCATTTGTTGGAGTGACTAA